One Ciconia boyciana chromosome 16, ASM3463844v1, whole genome shotgun sequence genomic window, GCCCCTGCGGGTACACACACTTCTCTATCATCTATGTTAAAACAGTCATGGATTGCttggtggtgggttttgggtttCAAAGTTCGTAACTGACTGCAGGTGGCAGAACACTGTAGGTTCAtcacaaaacagtattttcagactGATAGAATGATCAACCATAAAGTTCCAGGAGAAGACTCCGTTGTTTATGTTTGTGTCTCTCTTTCACAGTTACTGCTGTTTGTCAGCCAAAAGAGAGCTTAGTGTTTAAAGAATGAGGAAAGCAAGAAATAGAATTTCCCAGAGGTTTCCAGGTAATGACTGACATCTACCTTTTAAGCTTTGAACTCCTACACTGCATGTGGTGTTCTCATTTACATGTTGTGATCTAAGTGCACCATGACAGATAAGCTCTAAATACAGAATgcttttattatataaaatCCTGCAATCAGATGcagaaatatcaaaataaatgaagttaaaCAATCAAGTGTTGTAATTCCCATCACATTCTTGCTTAGCGATTCAGTATGCTAATGCTACTTTTCCTGACCAGTGTAGTCCTCCTTAAGTACTATTTTAGTAAAGTTGGTGGACTTACACAAGTATCAGTTTGAGCTGGTGCATCTCAAAAAAAGTCAAACCTAACATAATTAATAAGTGTTACTGATGATCACAAATAATATTCTTATGCTGCCACTTTGAGAAGGATCACCTGTTGTGCTGCTTTACTGAAAGCTGTACTCAATGGGAGGTGAACCCACTGAAATTTAGTTCCTAAGCGATTGAAGGCTTTGCCTCACAAGTGGGGATGGCTCGCGCCAGGGCTGCTGTGCCCATACCCCCTCCACCGCTCCAGCTGTCCTCGCTGTGGGAAGTTCCTCCTTCCACTGCAGGGATGGCTTAACTGCTCTGAGGCAGCTGCTGGATTTTGCCAATTGTGCATATTGTGAGTATATAGAGGTGAATTGACAGCACTGTGATACGCAGAAGCATAGCCCATGGCAGTTCCATGTAGGACATGGGAGCCTCCAGCGTGGACAGCGTACATCAGGAGCTGCATTGTCCTTGTGAGGTGGGTAAGTGGTCCCTTTGCAGGAGACAGCTGCGATTCAGAGCTGCCTCAGCCACTCAGCTCTGAACTCAGTAGTTTGTAGTTCTTGGTCTTGTGACTGGATGGTGCCTCTCCATTTCCTGGTAGCTTTCCTGTTTGATCACTTCTTGGAAAACAGTGTCACTATTTCCTGTCAGAGTGAAAAGTTGCTAAACCTCTCCCACTAAGaattagtttggttttttttaattggtgcCCAATATTGAGAAAAACCACCAGGAATACAAGTCATagcaggtgaaaaaaatgaCCACTGTTCTTGATAGTTCTTGCAAAGTGTGTTTTTAGCAGAAGTCAATTGCACAGGTTCTCGCTCTGTACCCGGCAGCACTTCTTAAGCTGTTCAACTGTAATAAAAGGGAAAGATCACCCACAGCTTTTTTTGGCAATTATATATGAAAAATGCTTGCCAGAAGTCTTCTTGCCCTTAGTCCACTGCCTGTTGCCCCTGTGCTTTTTCAGGGAAACAgctcctgccttttcctcccagAGGCAGTAATTGTTGCAACAGGGCAGAGCATGTTTGAAGGTGTGGTTCCATCTCTTACCAGCTCGGTGATGGCAGTGACAACTCAAAGCATAAGCAGAAGGTACTGCTGTGGATAATATGTATTTAAAGCAACTCCCTCAAAAAAATTATCTCCcacctcaattttttttatttcatgggaTTTCCCtcatttaagaaacagaaatttacCGTCCCctggttttgttgttaatgtTCTCAGAAGAAAGGTGCCTTGCGAGAGTGGAAGAGCCATTTATCCCATGAGGAATCCCACCAGGAAGCAATGTGCTTGCGACGGTTGGGCTGTGTCCCCCCGCCTAAGCCTGGGTCGGTGCCGTGCATCGCCTTTGGGTGGCGAAGAGGCCAGGGCAGAGCACCCCGCGTTTCTGCGGTTCTTGAAATGTCAGAGCTCatctctcttccctgccctccagacgtcccttcccaccccaaagcCATTACGTTTGGAACCGGTTTCCAGTCTGAGCAGTCACCGGGGCGCTTGTACTTCGTGTCTTCGCGTCCCGGGCTCGCCGTGCCGCGCTCCTGCCGTTCAGTCCGAGCCGCGCCAGGgggcggaggggcggcggggccggcagggGGCGGCAGAGCGGCGCGGCCCCGGaaggcggcgggcggcgcggccggaagcggcgccgggccgggcgcaCGCGTGAGGCCCCTCGGCTGCCGCCGCCATGGCGGAGCGCATCGAGCAGCGGCTGGAGGACCGCGTCCcggagctggagcagctggagcgGGTCGGGCTGTTCACGCGCAGGGAGGTCAGGtgaggcgggcgggggccgcggcggcgggacTGGGTGCCCGGCGGGGGGCAGCGAGCGcaggcggcgcggccgggctTGCTGCGCTCGCTGATTTCCCCTTCCCGCAGGGCCGTCCTGAGGAAGGCCTCGGCTCTGGAGTACAAAATACAGCGGAGAGCACTTCGGAAGCAGgattttattaattatattcAGGTAATGAGCAGAGCGTGCTAACTGACGTTGTAGATCCCGCGCAGTTAGAAGGCTAAGTGATTTTGTAGTTACCCACGTAGGAAACGGGCCGTTTCTTGGGGGCCCTCCTCACCTGGCCCGTGGTGTTCACTCGTAAGTGGTTTGTTGGCATAGGCTTTTTATTAAGACATAGCAGAGTATGAAGCATAGCCGGGAGTTGGTGCCGCCTGAGTTTGGGATGAGAGTCTTCTTTCTTGCTGTGACTTTTTCCTGTAGTTTCATGTCTGTACAGGGATGCAGAGACCCCAGTTCCCTGATGGGCTGTGCAAATTGTAATTAAGcgtaattaatttttttgcgGTGTTAGAAGTTCGGCTTGTGCATTACGGTTCTAGGAATGTGTGGGGTGCTAACAGCTGAAGTCTGAAATACCATGTGCAATACAAATACTCAAGCTTACTTTCAGTCAGCCTTAGAAAGGTACTGATCTGGGCGAAAAATTGTTGCTTATGTTTTcctggatttaatttttattgtccACCTGATTAGCTATAAAAAACttgagctgtattttttttccttactgttatgtgtcttttcatttccttttaaatgtttttttttcctccccattctAGTATGAAATTAATCTGCTGGAATTGATCAAGAAAAGAAGAGCAGTAAGTTTATCACTTATTTAGTGTGAAAATACTTTATGCGAAATTTTCTATTGCaataaaattaatactttttttctcctagcgCATTGGATATTCATTTAAGAAGGATGAAATTGAGAACTCTATTCTGCATAGAGTGCATAGTCTCTTCAACCGTGCTAtaggaaaatggaaagtaagtttgtttatttgtactGATAGGTTGAAAAGTGCCCTTTTGGTATGTAAAAATTATCTAGATATCATTGCCACCAAATACTTGCAATAATACAGAAGAATGTAATAGAAAAACTAAGTGGACATTTGGTCTTACAGGTAGCAGTAGCCTAGAAATAGATCATTCATGTCAGATAGACGTTTTTTGTACACAAACAATGTTATGTCCTTTCTGAGTCATTAGTCCTCAACTATCTTGAAACAAGTATTGCCATGTGAGTTTGGCCTTTCTGCTTGCAAGGActagaaacagaatgaaaagaacTTTCAGCTGCTTTAGGGAAAGATTGTCTTGATACATTTAATGGTGAAATCTAAATGTGGTGCCTAAGGAACCATTACAGTGAGCTCTCTATTGAGTTCAATGTAACACAGATTTGACTGGAGAGGCTGCGAGGGTGTGTCTTGAGATGGGAGGGTTGGTTTGCTTCGGATGTTTTGCAGGAATTTGAATATcgggaggggagaagggaattTGAGATTCaaaattccttctctctgcatgacAGGTTGTCATACCAAGGGCATATTGTTTGCTTGTCAATGTGCAAGTGATTTTGTGCTTGCGTTATGGTAAGGTTCATTCTCTCCCTCTTGCATTTCCAACAGGAAGATGTACAGCTTTGGCTTTCACATGTTGCATTTTGCAAGCAGTGGGTGAGTTTTCAAAATGCTAATCTTATCTGGTTTGAGGTACTGGATTGGTACCTGAAACATCAGGCATCTGGAACTTGAGTTACAGGACAGGGGTACAAACTTTACTGCCATATGCtataatactgaaataattttgatagTATGAATGAACTAGTATGAAATTTGATGCTTGCAGGTGGCAAAGGTGAGGCTGATCGCCTTGAATCTGGAGTGCCATTTGGTTTGGGAGAATCATAATACTGGTTATACCTCCTCTGGAATGAATGGATCACCTGTCTGTGAATTGTGATTTTGTTCCAAACATTTCTTATAGAGGCTATGCTGAAAAGTGTAATTCTGGCAGTTCTGTACTTTGTAAACTTACCTGTGCAAGTCTTCCCATTACTAGTAGCATTCAGTCATTGTCCTTCCTGTACTGAAGAAGGTGACCTTGTCATAGTAATGCAAGTGGCCAAAGAAAAATGAGTCTTTACCTCAAAAGTGGCCAGTGAGACTGTGGGTTTGTGACTTAGGTGTTAGCTATGTAGTTCAGAAAGGTTTGAGTTAACTGCTCATCTAGTTTGGTAACATTTGAAAGCCGATCAGTATTGAACAAGTATGAGAAACTTTCTACTGAAGATAAAGTAGCAGAGAAGTGTCTTTTCCAGTACAATTGCATTACAACTTGTAACCTTTCATAATTAAACTTTGGTGCTGGTGGTTTAGTTTGGTACTAGAGTGGGTAAAACAAAACTTCTTCTTTTACAGAATGCAAAACATCAGCTTAGTAAGGTGTTTTCTTCCATGTTGGCCATTCATCCCAATAAACCAGGTAAATAAAACAATGGTGAGTGCTGCATAAATGACTGAGTATAGATTGTATAGCGTTGGTTTAAGTTCTTATAGATCTTGGTTCAAGCTATTGGGGTAAAAGttccccctctcttttctttgccttgctGGTACTTCAGAGAGAAGGGCTCTGACAGGGATTATTGTGCTGAGCAATCAAAAGGTGATGTGAAGTAGGAGTCCCCATGGTCTGAATGACCATTTCACAGGTAGACTGGGAACTAGGTAGATATTTCAGAGATAGGAGATGTTGAATACTCATGGCTGCCTTTTGGCTTTTGAAGACATGGTTGTACATCATTGGATCTGTAGCTATACCAGGTTAAACTTCCTGGATCTGCTTAGCTTTTAGTCCTTTAACTCGGTTTTACATGGGAGATAATCAGTCTTACTCCATTGCTGAGCTCATGGATTGTGTTGGGGTGGGTACATCGGACAAAAACAACCTGTGCATCTGAAGAGTGGCTTCAAAATGGGTTCTCATGACCAGCCACTTGCTTTGCCTTAAAATGAGTTTATTTGAATCATCTGTTGCAGCACTGTGGATTATGGCAGCAAAATGGGAAATGGAGACACAACTCTCATCAGAAAGTGCTAGGCGCTTGTTCCTTCGTGCTTTGCGCTTCCATCCAGAGTGCCCAAAACTTTATCAAGAAGTgagttgttgtttttcttctacagcCAGTTATTTGATCAATCAAAGCAAATCAGTCCAGCATATTTCTCAGATCAGTctgagaaaactggaaaaaacttGTTTCCCCATCAGTGGGGAAATGTTgtcaaaaagatttaaaaaagaaaaaaaagtactttgtaCTGGTAGCATTTATCAGTTGTTTAGCAAATCCTGTATTTATGTATGCAGAGTGAGGATTTTACACTGTTTATAGATAAATATGTCAGAATTCCCTTTTAAAGTACTGTAAGCTCTGCTAGGACATAGTTCTCTGGATTAGACCTGGCATCCCTTGCCTTTGCTAAGGAACATGGTTTTCTTTGAGGGCAAGTTAAGGTTTAAAGAATGGCTAGAAAGTGGTAATCTCTACATGTGGGAAATTTCTGAGTAAATATGTAGGGCAGAGAGCTATATATataaacctttaaaaaacaaggcTCTCAGACGTATGTGGTATGTTGGCAAAGTCCTGATTTGTAGCTCCTCAGGTGGAGCTTGTTTTACAACATTTGTGGACTTAGAGATTTTATGATTTATCCCCACCCCcacaataatttcattttattctctctcttgcAGTATTTCAGAATGGAGCTGATGCAtgctgaaaaacagaggaaggaaaagaaagaatttgaacAAGCGAAGATGGACTTGGTAGGTCAGCTAAACCTCAGAGATATTGTCTGCTTGCATGTCACACATTTGAATGCATAGTTTCAAGGGATCTGTATTAATAGTTGGTTTGAGAACAGCTTAGAGAAAGCTTTTGTTCATGTTCTGTACCTTCATTAAGCTTTTCAAGTGTTGGCTGATGCTCAGCTCAAATACTTCATACGTTgacttttctttacatttgtAAAGTCTTTTGTTACATCCCCCTGTTTGAAAGTTAGTAGTAATTTCTGGAAAGGAATAGTTAAACACTATCTCTTACTTCTTTATAGTTGACTTGTGCATAttagatgaagaaaaacattagtatcttctgatgtttttttctgtgtttgcaaaaaTGGTagctgagaaaggaaaacaaattttttcaATGATGTTATGCTTGATATTGCAGGGGGAATTCAATTATTCTGAAGAGATTCTCAATGGGGAAATGGCTCGCATAATCTACAGGGATGCTGCTCAGAAAATTAAAGGTGATTTAACATTTCTTGTACTTAGAGGAAAATCGTCACCTTTAACTCAGCTCTCCAGTAGGTAATACAGATAGACTTAGCTCCAGTGTACACACTAAGATATTTTCAACTATACCATTTCTTCACTAGAACCTAGATAATGCCAAAGTATAAATTAATAGTGCTGATCGTTCTGATTTCATAACTGTTCTGCAGGCTGACAACTCTTCCAGTACAACAGCTTTTGGGCTGAAGTGGCATAGGTGCTGGGCTTACAGTCTCaaaacttgtttgtttgtttaaaaaaaacaaagggaggACAGTTCGGAATTACACaccttttgctttgttgtttacTGAATGTTAGATGACAACTAATCAGCTAGCCCTAGTGACAGAGAAGTAAGAATTCAGACTGATAATAAAACAGGTTAGATGATTTTAAATTAACGAGGCTTGGTAAAATTCCCCCATTTTATTGAGAGAATTATTTTACAATAACTTCAAAGTAGTAGCAGATATCTTTGAGGAATCATGATAGATGGGGATATTTTGGAAGACAATGGACAAAACATAATAACAGCGTTGAAAagtagagggggaaaaaggacaTTAgaggaaatgacagaaaaaattgGCTTAATTTAAATTCTTGGAGAAATACTGGAATAAATAAGTATACAAATGATTTGTAAGCACCTAAAAATAAGGAGGTGAGTAATGGCTCATAGGGGTTCACAGTGAACTAATTATGTCAAGTCATGTCACTTAGCGTTCTCAGAGATAAGTTATGGAGGTACAAGATGGATGGATATAATTCATTGACGTATACTGTATGCAGCTTTGGAGAGGTCTGTCCCAACTGTGGAGCCTTCTGTGTTTTTATGGCAGAGTCAAATGATGTTTTCATGGCAGAGACAAATGAAGGAGTAGAGGAGGTGCTGATTAAATTTGCAAGTGGAGCCAAGCCGGAAGGATCTGTAAGCATGTCAGGACATACTAGTTTATCACTTTGGAGTCTGGAATGTCCTGCCTCGTCATGGCCGCCTTTTGTAACTGGATAACATGAAGTGAAGAATATAGTCAGACAGTCAACATCCTAACATATGGCTTATCATATGGGTGGAACACTGAGatttatagaaaagaaaagggtaTCTGTCTAGGCACTTAAATGTTATCTGTGTCTTGACAAAAGCTTGCAAagatacagaaatgcaaagtgtGCAATGGATGTAATACTCCACTTGatagttgttttttttgtcCCCTTGAAATGTAGGTGTTGAGTTCCATCTGGCCGTGCTTTCTATTGCAAAGCTCTTTGATTTTACCCAGgatttgcaaaaagaaattcttGAAAGGTGAGGTGTGGCTttgtgttgtggggtttttttattattttgttttgttttttaagaagcatGTTGTCACAACTTCTTAATTTATAGTGGGTTGACAGGTTAACAACTAAAGGCTGTTCCTTTAGAGAAATAGAATGGTAAGGCCTATGGGAaatcctttaagaaaaataaaacatgaggCAAGCATGCTCTTTAGAAAAGGATACTTGTATCtaacttcagaaaaagcttTGAGAAGCTGCtaagaaagataaaatacagtTGTCGCTGAATAATTGCTATACTTTAGTTTCTGTAAATTTACTGCAGGAACTGTGGATTTTCCTAGTGTACCTTGTCGTTCTTTTGCATCTTTAGTTTCTCCAGTTGTTCCTCTCTCGAAGGAAAGATCTCTCTCGAAGGAAAGATCTCTCTCGAAGGAAAGATCTCTCTCGAAGGAAAGATCTCTCTCGAAGGAAAGATCTCTCTCGAAGGAAAGATCTCTCTCGAAGGAAAGATCTCTCTCGAAGGAAAGATCTCTCTCGAAGGAAAGATCTCTCTCGAAAGCTTCCTGTCTAGTTCATGCTATTACTGGAGAATAtccatattaaataaaaaaccaaaataggctaatattttgtctttctcttgtggaaaggtaaaatgttttttctctggcATTTGGTTACTTAGAAATTAAGTACATTTTTATACCAATATAACAACCCTTCTAAACATACCTGCAAAAGAAGAATGGCGGTTGAGGGGTATTACAGTCATGCTGTGTTTAGTTTGCAGACCAAGTATGCTGATGATCCTCTTACATGGGACTACATGGCCCGTcgtgagctggagctggggtcCCTGCAATCCACAGAACACACCACAAAACAGATGAAAGTATCTGAAATGACCCAGAGAGAGGAACGGTGCTCTGCAGTCTTTGAAGAGGCTGTGAGAGCAGTCCCAACAGGTGAAATGTTCTGCctg contains:
- the UTP6 gene encoding U3 small nucleolar RNA-associated protein 6 homolog, whose translation is MAERIEQRLEDRVPELEQLERVGLFTRREVRAVLRKASALEYKIQRRALRKQDFINYIQYEINLLELIKKRRARIGYSFKKDEIENSILHRVHSLFNRAIGKWKEDVQLWLSHVAFCKQWNAKHQLSKVFSSMLAIHPNKPALWIMAAKWEMETQLSSESARRLFLRALRFHPECPKLYQEYFRMELMHAEKQRKEKKEFEQAKMDLGEFNYSEEILNGEMARIIYRDAAQKIKGVEFHLAVLSIAKLFDFTQDLQKEILESLQTKYADDPLTWDYMARRELELGSLQSTEHTTKQMKVSEMTQREERCSAVFEEAVRAVPTEDMWKCYITFCLERYNRKTNSEELKQKRLERTLSVFHRAHESSLLPEALYKQWLQLLLESNLFEKATEVAEAATKHFSLSVETWQMRLQVLIQLKSDDVTQCFEEAIKHVKSKGTLPLWTLWVEWSEGTNSKEDTEALYQRSLRATNPAESVTMKEKYLDWTYRNGGYKKVKRVFTSLCENRPFSLDFFRKMIQIEKEQESCKMLHLREYYERALREFGSTDSDLWLDYIKEELSHPQGKPENCGSIHWRAMKMLQGDLVEDFVSKYTLLQTGHL